A window of Choristoneura fumiferana chromosome 8, NRCan_CFum_1, whole genome shotgun sequence contains these coding sequences:
- the LOC141430238 gene encoding protein FAM135A isoform X2 has protein sequence MSDLQATFEFSVELYKFYNVDLFQRGLYQVRVGLRVSPKVPVHIEASVSSGNGAARTGRPAANASLVGGLAASRAFQIMYRNEEVTLRDIVHFRAHLLVDSRNLKESLERAEWSLGVELWCGEGAQSSNLAPVSCRVLKLHFQPAQGLHYHLPVLFDYFHLSAVSITIHTSLVALHQPYINTPRSSKQWGKLMKNAGTNFSSSGSLENILFGSSAKCTGGNSSKIAHARQVHAEVCGILLGSLEGLQNALAICGSTGAQLTPEESSTNSIVGEVAQRIKDLSDTGKKSEAGEEEEWAMGAAHDIARLCAEVTLRWRAFLHHTSDRPHVHHALAARHHALRIKRFAECFFVLDNPRHSLAGCYDSNYQSYQSVGEAARRSRYLALLPPLPVHCIALDGDPHIMPIIFEDRYQDTAEFARRRSFLNSNANKSGSDPFLCTETLSEDCGCSVSSLMDSRRPSSEASRVTLTLPKAIIDVLEPQFKSPKSTAGMVQATLTLAPQKSASGSPKRTLVKQNVVEMNVGKATKKQLELTGRNRYIVQNNQISEIQLPPNNAFASCSIQQGQQLSRYSASTLLDINATKDNHMSRQGKDSSDTNEVFHQKHEVISGVSTLPARHSKSLDQLRIAQMTPMNNSKQMLSKNVRNNSNTSVNYPPNTFIPPQQVKPTTLPRSVTTTAYPTSTTTRCAPKGDDYRRNISEFREKYKNPFNPNVNQNSEVFHNVGHKVYGYTFGNQGNPQVNNVIRNPLEFQRGYSVNLPRPMLPPRNSYPPVSGKNQVTDQASVVLHKHVHRSNSTHVFHPNMENPQIDIEAARNQLRHELNYYLQKGDWSYDFNTGSLIQNYQKKSSKSSDDSGFVMTLDRSSDGTSKSTYSKTPPSTPHSTMPSVRHKKSRSKESKLNHATKENSKINSSRDSLTSHHSIRSRDSKSDRCTPKSDRSTPKSDRGISRSGKATPKSGAITPRSGLVTPKSGRVTPKSGLATPKSGRSSGKPEKRSKHKPSEKMSQLMSEAASSSSSDSIPFELRRLESSASVPYSLDQGPELLRHCRSAASVLEEPNINNTFGSESLPNLAPPPAFESPPLDIADKDFKILPPENFSNKEEKRSRSNSTSSLSEQSGWVSSGRSSGPSTPDNASCQLNQNFPPPVSSTGSKLSNDEAESKKEKVEGDKINDFKRTVLNGDQLRERLLKLAVKVAQSNPNEKIECCDKEVCEECTICSDSICTDSQCEYNKLMHNNGIDAGCNSDTCTASCFQQFSGNVSKINQRHNSFSAIQGKSYNSTPKITNEGTVKKSQTVSDNLHPLLRKEISPKSPQDALKSKPVVKKVLKDRIDYTEKLIAAEIRSLTVDRHCKSHKPSGPAAAVQKYHNKARSEIDLAHFAAENEYEHLPPPQQFRDAPPPPDEFKDPPSKSPKLSRQSSKASTPSKTPRKQSVQPSTLELDNPLYHVCEGIRERRKLRPHQSVNSNSGLMSGTLNKSQSTGELATRNENEQRESNLVSIFGLAESERLFVKCREEFRQSVKYPGAIYSDFPPVENSLPYFHISDEYRMFNPEGLHLIICVHGLDGNAADLRLVKTYLELGLPGARLDFLMSERNQGDTFSDFDTMTDRLVQEILAHIQNSNDPARISFVGHSLGTIIIRSALARPQMKPFLGKLHTFLSLSGPHLGTLYNSSGLVNAGMWFMQKWKKSGSLLQLSLRDASDPRRSFLYRLSERSQLHQFKHILLCGSGQDRYVPLHSARLELCKAAAKDTSLHGQAYREMVHNMVSPLAARASSVSVVRYDVQHALPHTASALVGRAAHIAALDSDLFIEKFLLVSAMKYFR, from the exons GCTGTACCAAGTCCGCGTGGGTCTGCGCGTCTCACCCAAGGTCCCCGTCCACATCGAAGCATCGGTGTCGAGCGGGAACGGCGCGGCGCGCACGGGTCGGCCCGCGGCCAACGCGTCGCTGGTCGGAGGGCTGGCGGCCAGTCGGGCCTTCCAGATCATGTACCGGAATGAAGAGGTCACGTTGCGGGACATCGTACATTTTAGAGCTCATCTGCTTG TTGACAGCCGCAACCTAAAAGAGTCCTTGGAGCGGGCAGAGTGGAGTCTCGGCGTAGAACTATGGTGCGGCGAAGGCGCCCAGTCCAGCAACCTGGCTCCAGTCTCCTGCCGCGTGCTGAAGCTGCACTTCCAGCCCGCGCAGGGACTGCATTACCACCTGCCCGTGCTGTTCGACTACTTCCACCTCTCCGCCGTCTCTATCACTATACACACTAGCTTGGTCGCTTTGCATCAGCCTTATATCAA CACCCCTCGCTCAAGTAAACAATGGGGTAAGCTGATGAAGAATGCGGGCACCAACTTCAGTTCCTCGGGGAGCTTGGAAAACATCCTGTTTGGCTCCTCCGCTAAGTGCACAGGTGGCAACTCCAGCAAAATTGCACATGCCAG ACAAGTGCATGCTGAAGTCTGTGGTATACTCCTGGGATCTCTGGAGGGGCTGCAGAATGCTCTGGCCATCTGCGGCTCCACTGGCGCCCAGCTGACTCCGGAGGAGTCCTCTACCAACTCCATCGTTGGCGAAGTGGCACAGCGAATAAAAGACCTCAGCGACACTGGCAAG AAGTCAGAGGCGGGCGAGGAAGAAGAGTGGGCGATGGGCGCGGCGCACGACATCGCAAGGCTTTGCGCAGAGGTGACGCTGCGCTGGCGCGCCTTCCTGCACCACACGTCAGATCGCCCGCACGTGCACCATGCGCTCGCCGCGAGGCATCACGCGCTacg TATCAAACGCTTTGCGGAATGCTTCTTCGTGCTGGACAACCCGCGTCACTCGCTGGCGGGTTGCTACGACAGCAACTACCAGTCTTACCAAAGTGTGGGCGAGGCAGCACGTCGCTCAAGATACCTGGCGCTACTGCCCCCACTGCCTGTTCACTGCATTGCACTTGACGGCGATCCTCACATCATGCCCATCATATTTGAGGACCG ATATCAAGATACCGCTGAGTTCGCACGACGACGTTCGTTTTTGAATTCGAATGCAAATAAATCTGGTAGTG ATCCTTTCTTATGCACGGAGACTCTTAGCGAAGACTGCGGTTGTAGCGTAAGCTCACTAATGGATTCACGAAGACCTTCATCAGAGGCTTCCAGAGTTACTCTGACGTTACCTAAAGCGATCATCGATGTTCTAGAACCACAGTTTAAGTCACCTAAGTCAACAGCTGGCATGGTTCAAGCCACACTAACCCTCGCTCCCCAAAAATCGGCCAGTGGGTCCCCTAAAAGAACTCTTGTCAAACAAAACGTAGTCGAAATGAACGTGGGTAAAGCcacaaaaaaacaattggaGCTAACGGGTAGAAATAGatatattgtacaaaataatcaaatcagTGAGATCCAACTGCCACCTAATAACGCTTTCGCCTCGTGTTCCATTCAACAGGGACAGCAATTATCCCGATATTCAGCTTCTACACTTCTTGATATCAACGCGACAAAGGACAATCACATGTCTAGACAGGGAAAAGATTCTTCTGACACAAACGAAGTATTCCATCAAAAGCACGAAGTAATCAGTGGTGTCAGCACCCTACCTGCCAGACACAGTAAGTCACTCGATCAACTAAGAATAGCACAAATGACGCCTATGAACAATTCAAAGCAAATGCTGTCGAAAAACGTGCGAAATAACTCTAATACCTCAGTGAATTATCCTCCAAACACTTTTATACCGCCGCAGCAAGTCAAGCCAACCACTCTTCCCCGTAGTGTCACCACAACTGCCTACCCTACTAGCACAACTACTAGATGCGCTCCAAAAGGAGATGATTACAGAAGAAACATAAGTGAATTCAGAGAAAAGTACAAAAACCCGTTTAATCCTAATGTAAACCAAAACAGTGAAGTGTTTCATAACGTAGGACATAAAGTGTACGGCTATACTTTCGGTAATCAGGGTAATCCACAAGTGAATAATGTAATTCGCAATCCTTTAGAATTCCAAAGAGGCTATAGTGTAAATTTGCCCCGTCCTATGTTGCCTCCTCGTAATTCTTACCCACCGGTTAGTGGGAAAAATCAAGTGACTGATCAAGCTAGCGTAGTTTTACACAAACACGTTCACAGATCTAATTCTACTCACGTGTTCCACCCAAACATGGAAAATCCACAAATTGATATTGAAGCAGCTCGGAACCAACTTAGGCATGAATTAAACTATTATCTTCAAAAAGGTGATTGGAGTTACGACTTCAATACTGGGAGTTTAATTCAAAACTACCAAAAGAAATCGAGTAAAAGTAGTGATGATAGTGGATTTGTAATGACATTAGATAGAAGCAGTGATGGGACTTCTAAATCAACATATTCAAAAACTCCACCGTCAACGCCACATTCAACAATGCCTTCAGTCAGACACAAGAAAAGTAGATCTAAGGAATCAAAACTAAATCACGCTACAAAAGAGAACTCCAAAATAAACTCAAGTAGAGATTCGTTAACTAGCCATCATTCCATAAGATCAAGGGACAGTAAGTCTGATCGTTGCACACCTAAATCAGATCGCAGTACACCGAAATCTGATCGAGGAATATCTCGATCTGGTAAAGCCACTCCGAAGTCAGGCGCTATTACACCAAGATCAGGCTTAGTTACGCCAAAATCAGGCAGAGTTACACCTAAATCAGGTTTAGCTACACCAAAAAGCGGCAGATCTAGCGGTAAACCAGAGAAACGCTCCAAGCACAAACCTTCAGAGAAAATGTCACAACTCATGTCCGAAGCAGCGTCATCTTCCAGCAGTGACAGCATACCATTTGAACTTAGAAGATTGGAATCATCGGCAAGTGTACCTTATAGTTTGGATCAAGGTCCAGAACTATTGCGACACTGCAGAAGCGCCGCTTCAGTATTAGAAGAACCGAATATTAACAATACGTTTGGATCTGAATCGTTACCCAATTTAGCTCCACCTCCAGCATTTGAATCACCACCACTTGATATAGCTGACAAAGATTTCAAAATATTACCACCTGAAAACTTTTCTAACAAAGAAGAAAAAAGGAGTAGAAGTAATTCAACTTCAAGCTTAAGTGAACAGAGTGGTTGGGTATCTAGTGGGCGTAGTTCTGGTCCATCGACCCCAGATAATGCCAGTTGtcaattaaatcaaaatttcCCTCCTCCTGTGAGTTCCACTGGCTCTAAACTTTCAAACGATGAAGCTgaaagtaaaaaagaaaaagtggAAGGTGACAAGATTAATGATTTCAAAAGAACAGTTCTTAATGGCGATCAGCTTAGAGAGCGTTTACTAAAATTAGCCGTTAAAGTCGCTCAAAGTAATCCAAACGAGAAAATAGAATGCTGTGATAAAGAAGTATGTGAAGAATGTACAATTTGTAGCGACTCTATTTGCACTGATAGTCAGTGTGAATACAATAAACTCATGCATAATAATGGAATAGACGCTGGTTGCAATTCAGACACGTGTACGGCTAGCTGCTTTCAACAATTTTCTGGTAATGTCTCTAAAATTAATCAAAGGCATAATTCGTTTAGCGCTATTCAAGGAAAATCTTATAACTCTACCCCTAAAATAACCAATGAGGGAACAGTTAAGAAATCACAAACAGTAAGTGATAATTTACATCCATTATTACGTAAAGAGATTTCCCCAAAATCGCCACAAGACGCTTTGAAATCAAAACCTGTGGTCAAAAAAGTGTTAAAAGATCGAATAGATTATACGGAAAAATTAATAGCAGCAGAAATAAGAAGTTTAACAGTAGATCGTCATTGTAAAAGTCACAAGCCTTCTGGTCCGGCAGCTGCTGTGCAAAAGTATCACAACAAAGCTAGGTCTGAAATCGATTTAGCGCATTTCGCTGCTGAAAATGAGTATGAGCATCTACCTCCGCCGCAACAGTTTAGAGACGCTCCACCGCCTCCAGATGAATTTAAG gACCCACCGTCGAAATCACCAAAGCTGAGTAGACAAAGCAGTAAGGCCTCAACACCTTCTAAAACACCTCGCAAGCAATCAGTACAGCCATCGACTCTAGAACTGGACAATCCGTTATACCATGTTTGCGAAG GTATTAGGGAGAGAAGAAAATTGAGGCCCCACCAGTCAGTCAACTCGAACTCCGGACTTATGAGCGGAACACTAAACAAGAGCCAGAGTACCGGAGAGTTAGCTACTAGAAACGAAAATG aGCAACGCGAGAGCAATCTTGTCAGTATTTTCGGACTAGCCGAGTCTGAGCGACTGTTCGTGAAGTGTAGAGAAGAGTTCCGACAGAGCGTGAAGTATCCAGGTGCTATTTACTCGGACTTCCCTCCAGTGGAGAACTCTTTGCCATATTTCCACATCAGCGACGAATACAGAATGTTTAACCCTGAAG GACTCCATCTCATTATCTGCGTACACGGCTTAGACGGCAACGCGGCAGATCTACGCTTGGTGAAAACGTATCTAGAACTAGGGTTACCCGGAGCTAGACTAGATTTCCTCATGTCAGAACGAAATCAAGGCGACACATTCTCCGACTTCGATACCATGACAGACAG GCTTGTCCAAGAAATTCTGGCCCACATTCAGAATTCAAACGATCCAGCGCGAATAAGCTTTGTAGGTCACTCGCTTGGAACTATCATCATCAGATCGGCGCTGGCTAGACCTCAAATGAAACCTTTTCTAGGGAAACTCCATACATTCCTTTCCCTAAGTGGACCTCATCTTGGGACCCTTTATAATTCCAGTGGATTAGTCAATGCTG GAATGTGGTTCATGCAAAAGTGGAAGAAATCCGGCTCGCTTCTGCAGCTCTCACTGCGGGACGCATCAGACCCCAGACGTTCTTTCCTGTATCGGCTGAGCGAGCGCAGTCAGCTTCACCAGTTCAAGCACATCCTGCTCTGCGGGTCAGGCCAGGACCGATACGTGCCGCTCCACTCGGCTCGACTCGAGCTGTGCAAAGCTGCAGCCAAGGACACGTCGTTACATGGACAGGCCTATCGGGAAATG GTGCACAACATGGTGTCTCCACTAGCAGCGCGTGCGTCATCCGTGTCCGTCGTGCGCTATGACGTCCAGCACGCATTGCCGCACACCGCCAGCGCCCTCGTCGGTCGCGCTGCGCACATCGCCGCACTAGACTCTGATCTCTTCATCGAGAAGTTCCTACTTGTGTCCGCGATGAAGTATTTCCGATAG